The Gaiellales bacterium genomic sequence CGACCAGCGCCCGCCGCTCGCGGGCGACGTGACCCTGGGCGAGTACGTCGGCGCCGGCGCAGCCGATGCCCGCCGCCTCGAGGCGGAGCTGGCCGAGCTCGAGAAGCGGATGGCCACCGGGGAGACCGGCGGCGCCGTCATGGGCCGCTACGACGCCGCCCAGCTCGCGTTCGAGCGGGCCGGCGGCTACGCCTGGCGGGCCCGGCTCGAGGCCGTCTCGCGCGGGCTCGGGTTCACCCCCGCCGACCTCGACCGGCAGCTGCGCACGTTCTCCGGCGGCGAGCTCACGCGCGCGTCGCTCACCCGGGCGCTCGCGGCCGAGCCGCAGCTGCTCCTGCTCGACGAGCCCACGAACCACCTCGACACCGACGCGATCGAGTGGCTCGAGGAGCACCTCGACGGCCTCGACGCCGGCGTCGTCTTCGTCTCGCACGACCGCTGGTTCCTGGAGGCCGTCGCGACCGGCGTGCTCGAGATCGACCGGGGCAAGGGCCGCTTCGACAAGGGCGGCTACTCGCACTGGCGCCGGCTCAAGGCCGAGCGGCTGGCGGCCAAGGCCGACGCCTTCGAGCGCCAGCAGGAGGAGCTGGCCCACCTGCAGCGCTTCGTCGACCGCTTCCGGTACGGGACGAAGTCGCGCCAGGCCCAGAGCAAGCTGAAGGCGATGGCCCGGATCGAGCGCATCGACCGGCCGACGACCCAGCGCACGCTCGGCTTCCGCTTTCCCCCGCCGCAGCGCAGCGGCCGGATCGTGGTCGAGGCGGAGGGGCTCGACGTCGCCGTCGCCGGCCGCACGCTCGTCAAGGGCGCGGACTTCGCCATCGAGCGCGGGCAGCGGGTCGCCCTGATCGGGCCGAACGGCGCGGGTAAGACGACCCTGCTCGAGACGCTCCTCGACCGCCGCGCCCCCGCCGCCGGCAAGATCCGGCTCGGCCACGGCACCGAGCCCGGCTACTACTCCCAGCAGTCGCTCGAGCTGCCCGACGCCTACCGCGCCCTCGACGCGATCACGTCGGGCACCGGCCTGACCGGCCCCGCCGCGCGCGACCTCCTCGGCCTCTTCCTCTTCTCCGGCGAGGACGTCGAGAAGCCCGTGTCGGCGCTCTCCGGCGGCGAGCGGCGGCGGCTGGCGCTCGCGCGCACCGTCGTCTCCGGCGCGAACTTCCTCGTCCTGGACGAGCCGACGAACCACCTGGACATCGAGAGCCGGGAGGCGCTCGAGGACGCGCTGCTGGGCTTCCAGGGCACGCTCCTCCTGGTCTCGCACGACCGCGCGCTGATCGAGGCCCTGGCGACGCGCACGCTCGCCATCGAGGACGGCCGGCTCGTCGCCCGCGAGGGCGCGTTCGGCGACTACGCGCGCGCCACCGAGGCCGCCAGGCCGCGCGAGGCGGCCGCACCGAAGCCGGCGAAGGCCGCGAAGCCGAAGGCCGCGGCCGCACCGGCGAAGGAGCGGAAGGCGGTCCCGGCGAACCGGCCGGCCCGGCGGCCGTCGCAGCGGGCCGCCCGCGAGGCCCGCCGCCTCGAGAGCGAGATCGCGGCGGCCGAGGAGCGGCTCGGCGCCATCGAGGCCCGGCTCTCCCAGCCGGACGGCTACGCCGACGACGCCGCGCTCGTCGAGGACGGCCGCGAGCACCAGCGGCTCCAGGAGGAGATCGCCTACCTCTACCGCGAGTGGGAGCGCTACGCGGCGGAGGCCAGCTAGCCGGCCTCGGCGTCGGCAGCCGCCAGGCTCGCCAGCTCCTCCGCGCTCCAGGTGAGCTCGCCGGAGCGCAGGTCGGAGACCACCGCGTCGACCCAGGCCAGCTCGGCGGCGACGACGGCGCGCTGGTACTCCGACTCGATCAGGGTGACGCGCGGCAGGTGGCCGTAGTCGGCCAGCTCGCGGTCGAGCGCCGCCGCCCGCTCGCGCAGCGCCTCGGCGCGGCGCTCGAGCAGCGTCAGCAGGTCGCCGGGGCCGAGCAGCATCGCGAAGGAGAGCGCGGCCGGGAACCGGGGGAACTCGTTGCGCGGCGTCGACACCATCTCCTCGAGCCATTCCCGGCCCTGGCGGCGGCCGTCGTCGGTGAGCTCGTACACCGTTCGCTCGGGGAAGCGCTGGTCGCGCTCCGTGTGCCGCACCGCGACCAGCCCCGCCTTCTGGAGGCGCGCGATCGTCTTGTACAGGCTGGCCCGCTGGCCCACGTTGACGACCGTGTCCTTGCCCCACAGCCGGATCAGGCGCTGGAGGCCGTACGGGTGGAGGGGGCCGACCTCGAGCAGGCTGAGCACCGCCAGGGCGAGCGGGGATGCGGGAGTGCGGACGGGCATGAGAGCCGGATCATAGTGGTCGGATCGGATCTAGTTTGACACCAACTAGTCTCTTAGATACTATGCGATCTCACCGAAGGGAGCACCCCCATGACCACCGAGAACATCCGCGCGCACAACGACTCGATCCGCCGCACCGGCCCGTGGACGACCGCCCGCCGGTTCGACGTCCGTGCATCCAGCTCGAGCGTCGTCCTCGACCTGCTCCTGCCCGAGATCCCCAACGGCGAGATCGAGATCGCGGTCGACCTGAACCGCTCGACCCTCAAGCTGCTCGTCCCCGACGGCTCGCGCATCGACGCGGACGACCTGCGCCGGGTCGGCCGCGGCCGGGTGAAGGACTGGACCGGCACGGCCGCGCCCGACGGGCGCCGGATCCGGATCGTCGGCGAGCTGCGCGACTCCGAGGTGCGGATCAACCGCGGCGGGGTTGCGATCCTGCAGTCCATGCTCTCGCGGGAAGGGCGCAAGCACGTCCGCGAGGCGCACGACCAGGGCCGGCTGGGAACCCCGGCCTAGGCGGCGGGGAGGGCGCGCTCCATCCAGACCGACGCGAGCGGATTGCCGTTGTAGTCGGCGATCGGCTCGTAGCCGGCGCTGCGATAGAGCGCGCCCGCCTCGGCCATCTGCGCCATCGTGTCGAGGCGGACGGTGCGGCAGCCGAGCTCGACGGCGGCCCGCTCGAGCTCGCCGAGCAGCGTCCGGCCCAGGCCGTGCCCACGGGCGCGCGGGGCGACGTACATGCGCTTGACCTCGGCCACGCCGACGCCGATCACCCGCACCGCCCCGCAGGCCACCGGTTCGTCCCCGTCGAACGCGACCAGCAGGAGCCCGCGCGGCGGCTCGAGCTCGGCCGGCGCCGGGTCGGGGTAGCGGGCGCGGTCGAACGGGCCGCCCAGGCGCCGCTCGATCTCGTCCATGTACTCGGCCATCAGCAGGCTGGCCGCACCGGCGTCGGCCGGCACCCGGCGCACGTCCATGGGCCGATCCTCGATCCCGCTCAGGCGGGGTCGGAGACCGCGTCGATCAGCGCGGCCGCGACCTCGGGGTCGAAGTGCGTGCCGGCGCAGCGGCGCAGCTCGGCGACGGCGTCGGCGACGGGCATCGCGGCCCGGTAGACGCGGTCGGACGTCATCGCGTGGAAGGCGTCGCAGGCGAGGATGATGCGGGCGCCGATCGGGATCTCGTCGCCCTCGAGGCCGTGCGGGTAGCCGCTGCCGTCCCAGTGCTCGTGGCAGGCGACCACGAGCCTGCGCGCGCCGTCGAGCGCCGGCACCGGCTCCATGATCTTCGCGCCCAGCTCCGGGTGGCGGCGCATGACCGCCCACTCCTCGACGGTGAGCGGGCCCGGCTTCGTCAGGATGGCCGCCGGCACGCCGATCTTGCCGACGTCGTGCAGCGCCGCGGCGACGGTGATGTCACGCAGCTCCGAGCCGGCGACGGCCAGCCGCCGGGCGACGCCGGTGGTGAGGCCGACGAGCGCCTGGGCGTGGTCGCTCGTGTACTCGTCCTTGGTGCCGAGCGCCGTCCCGAGGGCCGCGACGGTGGCCAGGAACGACTCCTCGAGCTCGGCGTAGAGGGCGCGGTTCACCATCGCCAGCAGCGCCTGGTCGGCGATGCCGAGCAGCATCGTCTCGTCGCGGCGATCGGGCGCGCCGCGGCGGCTGCCGCGCTGCACCACGATGGCGGCCCGGTTCGCGGCCCGCTCGCCGACCGGGACGACCGCGAAGGTCGTCCCCGGCGCCACGGCGTCCAGGTGGGTCGCGAGGGCGCCCGCGCGCTCCGGCGTGCAGACGGTGAGGGCGCGGGAGTCGAGATTCCCGGCGAAGAGCTCGTCGGCGACGGTCACCTCGGCCGCGGTCAGCCGGCGCACCTCGGCCGGCGTGTAGCCGGTGTGGGCGGCCAGGGTCATCTCGGAGCCGGAACGCATCCACACCGAGATCGCGGCCGACTCCACCAGCCGGTCGACCGCCCGCGTCAGCATCTCGGCGACGGCGTCCACGCTGCCCTGGAGCGCCAGCGCCGCGCCGAGGTCGAGCAGCGCCTCGGACACCTCGGCGGCCTCGCGCATGCCGGCGTACAGCCGCACGTTCTCGCAGGCTGCAGCGGCCTTGCCCGCCACGACCTCGAGCACGTGCAGGTCGGTGTCGTCGAACTGGTCGAGGCCGAGCTTGGAGAGCACGATCGCCCCGATCGGCTCGCCGTCGGAGAGCATCGGGGCCACGATCATCGACTCGTCGATCGGGTCGCTGCCGGGCACGTCGACGGCGTAGTCGTCGATCGCCGCATCCGGGATGCGGCGGGCGCGGGCGTCCACGACCGCCCGGCCGGCCACACCCTCCCCGACCCGGCAGACCAGGTCGGCGGTGCGGTCGTCCTCGTACTCGGCGATCACGCCCTCGTGCGCGACCGGAACGACCACGTCGCCGGTGTCCGAGATGAGGTAGAAGCGGCAGGCGTGGTGGTCGATCAGCGTCGTCAGCTCGGTGACGACGGCCTCGCCGACCTCGCGCTCGCTGTGGGCCCGGGCCAGCCGGAGGGAGAGCGAGTGCAGCATCTCGAGGTGCTCCAGCGGGCGCATCGCGGCGCCGTTCGGGCGCGCGGGGGGCGGGGTGACGGGCCCGGCCAGGCCCGCCGCTGCGCCGGCGGCGATCAGGTCGGCGGCGGCCAGCTCGGCGGCGGAGAACTCGTGTGCGGAGCGCACCGACCCGACCAGGGTGCCGACGCGCTCGCCGCCCGCCTCGATCGGGGCGACGATGACGGCGTAGCGGCCGTCGCGACGGCCGGTGCAGCCGCCGGGGCACTCGGACAGGATCGACGCGATCCGGGCCGCCCCGAGCCGGTGCGGCCGCAGGCCCTGCCGCTCCCACCGGGCGAGGACGACGGCGGGCGGTCCGCCGGCGTCGAGGATCCAGGCCGCGTCGAGGCCGAGGAGCTCGCCGAGCACGCGGCACGCGGTCGCATCGCCCTCGGTCGTCTCCCCTTCGATTGCCTCATGTCGCGCAGCGGCCAGCGCAACAGTCAAGGAGGTGCCCACATCGCCCATGAGCCGAGAGCCTAACCCGTGCGTGCGGTCCGGCACCATCCCCGCAACGGGGTATTCCGTTCTCCCACTTTCTGGAGGTCCCGGCGCGTTAGAACACGAGGCTGAGCAGGCCGTACAGCGCGGCCGCGACGATCGCCGCGGCCGGGATCGTGAGCAGCCAGGCGACGACGATGTCCGCCGCCACGCCCCAGCGCACCGCGGAGAACTTGGTGGTCGCCCCGGCGCCCATCACCGAACCCGAGATGACGTGCGTCGTCGAGACCGGGAACCCGTACTTCGTGGCGACCGTGTAGAGCACCGAGCTCGCCGTCGCCTGCGCGGCGAAGCCCTGCGGCGGCCGCAGCTTGAAGATGCGCGTCCCCATCGTGCGCATGATCCGCCAGCCGCCGATGTAGGTGCCGAGCGCCATCGACGCTGCCGCCGACGCGATCACCCAGTCGGGGATGTTCGCCGGCGAGCTCGAGTGGCCGGCGGCATAGAGGGCGAGCGCGATCACGCCCATCGTCTTCTGCGCGTCGTTCGTGCCGTGCGCGAAGGCGAGGAAGCTCCCCGACGCGATCTGGAGGATGCGGAACCCGCGGTTGAGCGGGGCCGGACGCACCCGCACGAAGACCCACAGGATCACGACCATCACGAGCCCTGCGAGCAGGAAGCCGATGAACGGGCTCGCGATGCCGGGAAGGATCGTCTTGTGCCACAGGTTCGACCAGTCGACCGGGTTCTGGCCGCCGCGGGCCAGCGCCGCGCCGAGCAGGCCGCCGATCAGCGCGTGCGTCGACGACGACGGCAGCCCCAGCCGCCAGGTGATCAGGTTCCAGACGATCGCGCCCGCCAGCGCGGCGAAGAGCACGTGGGCGGTCACGAACCCGGGCGAGGTGTTGATCAGGCCGCCGCCGACCGTCTTCGCCACCTTCGTGGAGCTGAACGCGCCCACGAAGTTCATGATGGCCGCGATCAGCACGGCGATCCGGGGCGAGAGCGCCCGGGTCGACACCGAGGTCGCCACCGCGTTGGCCGTGTCGTGGAAGCCGTTCGTGAAATCGAAGGCGAGGGCGATCGCCACGATCACGACCAGGGCGGCGTCGCTCAACGGTTCTTCAGGTAGATGCTCTCGAGCACGTGGGCGGAGCGCTCACAGCTGTCGACGGCCTGCTCCAGGTCCTCGTGGATGTCCTTCCACTTGATCACGACCAGCGGGTCATGGCCGTCGCGGAACAGGCGCGCCGTCGCGCCGCGGACGATGCGGTCGCCCTCGTCCTCGAGCGTGTGGATGTCGACGAGCGTGCTGCTCACGTCCTTCAGGCCGTCCAGGCAGCCGATCGCGTCGGCGAGCTTGGCGACGGCCTTGACGATGACGCCGGCCTGCTCGATCGCCTCCGGCGGCACCTCGTCGACGCCGTACAGGTTGAGCTCGTCGGCCACCTGGTCCATGAAGTCGCAGACGTCGTCGAGCGCCGTCGCGAGGTCGTAGATGTCCTCGCCGTCGATCGGCGTCACGAACGTCTTGTTGACGAGCTGGACGATCTCGTGGGTGACGGCGTCGCCCTCGTGCTCGTGCTCCTTGATCTCGTCGACCAGGTCGCGCCGGTCGGGGTAGTGCTCGAGCAGGTCGAGCAGCAGCTGCGCCGTCACGACGAGGTTCAGGGCGGCGCGGTCGAAGAGCGTGTAGAACTCGCGCGTCTGCGGGATCAGTCGGATCTTGGCCATGGCGGTGGACGGTACAGGATCGGCTTACACGTGCGGTAAGTCGCGTTCGACCCCGTCGTCACACGCCGCATACCCGCGGCGGGCGTAGAAGTCCCGCGCCGCCCGGTTCTCGCGCTCCACCGCGATGCGCACGCGCTCGAGGCCGCGGCTGACGCCGTAGCCCTCGAGCCAGTCGAGCAGGCGGTGGCCGACGTGCCGGCCGCGGTCGGCCGGGGCCACCATCACCCGGTCGACGACGAGCACCGCGCCGTCGACCCTGGCCGCCGCGTACCCGGCCGGGTGGCCGCCGAGCTCGGCGACGAAGACGACGTCTCCCGGGTCGTCGGGCCCGATCGCGTCCGTGTCGGGCTCGCCCATGGCTTCGGCCAGCAGCCGCCGCAGCGCCGGGCCGTCGCCGGCGCGGCCCTCCCGCACGACGACATCGGTCATCTCGAGCCCTCAGGCTGCTGCGGTGGCCTGCTCGAGCGCCCGCATCTCCTCCGGCGAGAGCTCGACGTCGCTGAGGCCGTCGCGGATCTCCTTGACGTAGATGCGGGCATAGTCACGCCCCTGGATCGCCGACAGTATCAGGCCCGACCGGGAGGCGTCCATCAGCGCGATGGTGACCGACTGCCTGCCGCCCGCGCCCTCGATCGCATCGTATCGCAGCATGGAACGGCGCTCGAGGCAGCGGTCGACCCGCTTGCCGATGGCCGCGGCGGCCGCCTCCATGGCTTCTGCGCGGCCTTCCACGTGCTCGACCCGCGCGAGCAGCGACATCGCGTACTCGACCAGGTCGTGGCTGTCGGTGCCGACGATCAGCCGCTGCGAGCGGCGCATCCGCCGCAGGGTCACGAACAGGTAGACGACGCACAGCAGCAGCACCGCCGAGACGGCGGCCGCGCCGATGGCGATGTCGCGTGCCTCGGCTGCCGTCGTCACGACAGTGTGAAGAACACCTGGAAGCTCTGGGTGTTGTTGCTCGTGTTGTGCTCGCCCGGCACCTTCTCGGAGGTCACGGTGAGCGTGTAGTTCGTCGAGTAGTTGGGCGCGCTCTGCGTCGAGGCGAACAGGCCCTCGAAGTTGACGGGCTCCGTCGCCCCTGGGGCGATCCGCTGGATCGTCTGCTTCTTCACGATCGTCTTGCCCTTGCCGGCCGGCGGCTTGAGCTTCAGCTGGACGACCACGCCGACCTCGGCGAAGTGGCCGCTGTTCTTGATCCTCACGACGAACGCGAGCTGGCTGTCGCCCTTGATCCGGTTCAGCGGGCCCGGCTCGAGCGTCTTCCCGGACGGCGTGGCGACCACCGACAAGAGCTGGGTACCGTGCAGGCCCTTGACGGCGCCCGGATGCAGCGCCTGGATCGCCTGTCCGATGCCCTTGGGGGTCATCAGCCCGAGGTCCGACGTGCGCAGGAACTGCGACGTTGGCACGCCGGCCGCGCCGAGCTTCTTGAGCTCGCTGTTCGCCCCGTCGGCGAAGAAGTCGGCGTAGACGTAGTCCGACGACAGGAGCTGCCCCATGCACTGGTAGAGCTGCGCGCCGGCCGCCTCCGCCGTCTTCGTGTTCCACGCCGTGGAGAGGTTCTGCGAGAAGCAGTCGAGGCCGGTGACGCGCAGCTGCAGCGTCTGCAGCAGGGCGGGCTGGTAGAGCTCGAGCTGCTTGGTGGGCTTGAGCGCCGCCGCCTGCGAGCGGATCGCGCGCATCTGCGAGAGGTCGGTCTCGATGCTCTTCTGCAGCTGGGTGAGGCTCGCGGCGCGCAGGTCGAGCGTCGAGTGGAAGCTTTGCGCGACGGCGTCGGACGGCTTCAGCACCTTCGTGGTCAGGTCACCGACGTAGTTCTCGTTCGAGCTCTTGGCCGACGATCCCGAGCAGCTGCGCGCCAGCAGCACGAGCACGACGATGACGGCGATGATGCCGATGGCGAGGCCGGCCAGGCGGCGGTACTCGAGGTCGGGCAGCGAGACCGCACCGCCACCACCGCCACCCCCGCCGCCGAGGCCCGGCAGCTTCGGCATCTTGGGCATCTGCGGGGCGCGCCGGCCGCCGCCCCGGGCAGGCCGCTTGCGCTGGGGTGGCCGCGGCTGGCGCGGGGGCACGCCCTGGTCGGGTTCCTGCGCACCGCCACGCGTCCGCTCCTCGCCGTCGCCGGAGGGGCGGGTGATGGCGGTGTCCTGGGTTCTGCTCGGCTCCTCCCAGTCCTCGTCGAAGAAGTCGTCAGGAGGCACGTGCGGACCCTACCACCGCCCTCGGATGCGGAATTGGAGGAATCCAGGCAGTTCCGGCCAATCAGTGCCCCGTGGCGCACCCGGCTCCCGCAACCGACCCCGCGAACCTCGAAGGCCGAGTCGTGGCCGGCCGCTACCGGCTCACCGACGTCCTCGGCAAGGGCGGGTTCGGGTCGGTGTACACGGGTCGCGACGCCGCGTCGGGCGAGTCGGTGGCCGTCAAGGTGTTCAGCCGCGAGGAGGGCCTCGCCCCCCGCGCCGACCGCGAGGCCCGCACCGCACAGAAGCTCGACCACCCGAACATCCACGAGGTGGTCGGGGTCGCGCACGACGACGACCACGCCTACCTGATCTCCCAGCTCGTCGTGGGCGAGCGGTTCGACAAGAGCGGGCTCTCCGACGAGCAGGCCGTCCGCGCGATCGCCGCCGTCTGCGACGCGCTTGCGCACGCGCACGAGCGCGGGGTCGTGCACCGCGACGTGAAGCCTGCCAACATCCTGGTCTCGAACGACGGGTCGGTGCACCTGACCGACTTCGGCATCGCCCGCGACGAGGACGCCCGCGAGCCGACCGTCGACGAGCGGCTGCTGGGCACGCTGTCCTACATGGCGCCGGAGCAGGCGGCCGGCCGCCGCGCGACCGGGGCGACCGACGTGTGGTCGGCCGGGCTGACCCTGTACGCCACGCTGACCGGGCGCAACCCCTACCGCGCCCGCAGCCTGTCCGAGCTGCTGGACAACCAGAGCGAGCGGGCGGTGCCGCTGCACCGGCTGCGGCCCGACCTGCCACGCGATCTCTCCCGCGCGCTCGAGCGCGCCATGCATCCCGATCCCGGCCGCCGCCCCGACGCCGCCGGCCTGCGCGACCAGCTGCTCGCCGCGGTCGCCGTGCCGTCGGTGACCGAGGCGCCCGGCTTCGCGCCCGAGGCGGCCCCCGTCCGCCGCCGCCTCACCCTCCCGTTCGAGGGCTTCCGCGAGCGGGCCGCCCCGGCGGCCTCGGCGCTCCTGGCCGGCGGCGCGCTGGCCTTCGCGCTCACCGCGTTCCCGATGTACCCGCCGGCGTGGACGATCCCGCTGGCGGTGCTGCTGGGGGCGCTCGCGTGGCGGCGCCCGCTGGCGGCGCTCGCCGCCGGCGCGGTGGTGGCGGTGCCCGCGTTCTGGAACTTCGCCGAGGCGGCCGGACTCCTGTGGATCGCACTCGCCGCCGTCTGGATCTGGTTCTCACGTCGTAACCCGGGCCGCCGCTGCCTGGCGCCGCTCGCCGCAATCCCGCTGGCGTTCGTGGGGATGGGGACGGCAATCGTCCTCGTCGCCGCAACCGCGCCGACGCGAGGGCGGCGAGCGGCGGAGGCTGCAGCGGGGGCGATCGTCGCTGCCGTCTGCGCGGGGTGGGCGACCGACCGGCTCGCGGCCGGGCTGGCCGGCGCCAACAGCCCGTTCGCCTATCTGCACGTGATCGACCGCGGCCCCGCGCTGGCGGCGACGTGCGCCGCCATCGTCGCCTTCGCCGTGCTCCTGCCGTTCGCGTGGTGGGCCGAGCGGCGGACGCAGGCATGCGCGCTCTGGGGGCTCGGTTTCGCCCTCGCCGTCATCGGCATCCCGCAGCTGATCGCGAGCGGTTCGATCGGCCTGGGTACGGAGATCGCGGCAGTCCTCACAGCTATAATCCCCGCCGTCTGGGCAGTCGCCGGACCAGATCCCAAGCGCGGCGGCTGACCCGAGAACACCCCGCGTCGGCAGCCCACCGTGAGCGTTTTCCGCGACATCGAACGGAGGATCGGGGGCCTTGTCGAAGGCCTCTTCGGTCGCACGTTCCGATCGTCGGTGCAACCCGTCGAGCTGGCCCGCAAGCTGGCCAAGGAGATGGACGACCACCGCACGATCTCGATCCACCGCGTCTACGTGCCGAACTCGTACACGGTCTACCTGAACCCGGCCGACCGCGACCAGTTCGCGGCGTACGAGTCGCAGATGTGCAACGAGCTCGCGGAGTACCTGGTCGAGCACGCCCGCCGCGAGGGCTACAGCACCGCCACCCGCCCCGTCGTCTCGCTCGAGTCCGAGCCCGACCTGACCGTCGGGATGTTCGGGATCGCGGTCGGCGCCGAGGAGGGCGAGGGGGAGGAGCGTCCCGGCCCCTCCGCCACGGTCGCTGCGCCCGTGCCGCCGGCGCCCCCC encodes the following:
- a CDS encoding ABC-F family ATP-binding cassette domain-containing protein; the encoded protein is MTLHVSSVALSFGADEILSDVSAIVRPRDRVALVGRNGAGKTTLLRILAGELEPDKGEISLPAGTRVALHDQRPPLAGDVTLGEYVGAGAADARRLEAELAELEKRMATGETGGAVMGRYDAAQLAFERAGGYAWRARLEAVSRGLGFTPADLDRQLRTFSGGELTRASLTRALAAEPQLLLLDEPTNHLDTDAIEWLEEHLDGLDAGVVFVSHDRWFLEAVATGVLEIDRGKGRFDKGGYSHWRRLKAERLAAKADAFERQQEELAHLQRFVDRFRYGTKSRQAQSKLKAMARIERIDRPTTQRTLGFRFPPPQRSGRIVVEAEGLDVAVAGRTLVKGADFAIERGQRVALIGPNGAGKTTLLETLLDRRAPAAGKIRLGHGTEPGYYSQQSLELPDAYRALDAITSGTGLTGPAARDLLGLFLFSGEDVEKPVSALSGGERRRLALARTVVSGANFLVLDEPTNHLDIESREALEDALLGFQGTLLLVSHDRALIEALATRTLAIEDGRLVAREGAFGDYARATEAARPREAAAPKPAKAAKPKAAAAPAKERKAVPANRPARRPSQRAAREARRLESEIAAAEERLGAIEARLSQPDGYADDAALVEDGREHQRLQEEIAYLYREWERYAAEAS
- a CDS encoding PadR family transcriptional regulator, coding for MPVRTPASPLALAVLSLLEVGPLHPYGLQRLIRLWGKDTVVNVGQRASLYKTIARLQKAGLVAVRHTERDQRFPERTVYELTDDGRRQGREWLEEMVSTPRNEFPRFPAALSFAMLLGPGDLLTLLERRAEALRERAAALDRELADYGHLPRVTLIESEYQRAVVAAELAWVDAVVSDLRSGELTWSAEELASLAAADAEAG
- a CDS encoding GNAT family N-acetyltransferase, yielding MDVRRVPADAGAASLLMAEYMDEIERRLGGPFDRARYPDPAPAELEPPRGLLLVAFDGDEPVACGAVRVIGVGVAEVKRMYVAPRARGHGLGRTLLGELERAAVELGCRTVRLDTMAQMAEAGALYRSAGYEPIADYNGNPLASVWMERALPAA
- a CDS encoding HD domain-containing phosphohydrolase, with translation MLGELLGLDAAWILDAGGPPAVVLARWERQGLRPHRLGAARIASILSECPGGCTGRRDGRYAVIVAPIEAGGERVGTLVGSVRSAHEFSAAELAAADLIAAGAAAGLAGPVTPPPARPNGAAMRPLEHLEMLHSLSLRLARAHSEREVGEAVVTELTTLIDHHACRFYLISDTGDVVVPVAHEGVIAEYEDDRTADLVCRVGEGVAGRAVVDARARRIPDAAIDDYAVDVPGSDPIDESMIVAPMLSDGEPIGAIVLSKLGLDQFDDTDLHVLEVVAGKAAAACENVRLYAGMREAAEVSEALLDLGAALALQGSVDAVAEMLTRAVDRLVESAAISVWMRSGSEMTLAAHTGYTPAEVRRLTAAEVTVADELFAGNLDSRALTVCTPERAGALATHLDAVAPGTTFAVVPVGERAANRAAIVVQRGSRRGAPDRRDETMLLGIADQALLAMVNRALYAELEESFLATVAALGTALGTKDEYTSDHAQALVGLTTGVARRLAVAGSELRDITVAAALHDVGKIGVPAAILTKPGPLTVEEWAVMRRHPELGAKIMEPVPALDGARRLVVACHEHWDGSGYPHGLEGDEIPIGARIILACDAFHAMTSDRVYRAAMPVADAVAELRRCAGTHFDPEVAAALIDAVSDPA
- a CDS encoding inorganic phosphate transporter is translated as MSDAALVVIVAIALAFDFTNGFHDTANAVATSVSTRALSPRIAVLIAAIMNFVGAFSSTKVAKTVGGGLINTSPGFVTAHVLFAALAGAIVWNLITWRLGLPSSSTHALIGGLLGAALARGGQNPVDWSNLWHKTILPGIASPFIGFLLAGLVMVVILWVFVRVRPAPLNRGFRILQIASGSFLAFAHGTNDAQKTMGVIALALYAAGHSSSPANIPDWVIASAAASMALGTYIGGWRIMRTMGTRIFKLRPPQGFAAQATASSVLYTVATKYGFPVSTTHVISGSVMGAGATTKFSAVRWGVAADIVVAWLLTIPAAAIVAAALYGLLSLVF
- a CDS encoding DUF47 family protein, with the protein product MAKIRLIPQTREFYTLFDRAALNLVVTAQLLLDLLEHYPDRRDLVDEIKEHEHEGDAVTHEIVQLVNKTFVTPIDGEDIYDLATALDDVCDFMDQVADELNLYGVDEVPPEAIEQAGVIVKAVAKLADAIGCLDGLKDVSSTLVDIHTLEDEGDRIVRGATARLFRDGHDPLVVIKWKDIHEDLEQAVDSCERSAHVLESIYLKNR
- a CDS encoding GNAT family N-acetyltransferase, encoding MTDVVVREGRAGDGPALRRLLAEAMGEPDTDAIGPDDPGDVVFVAELGGHPAGYAAARVDGAVLVVDRVMVAPADRGRHVGHRLLDWLEGYGVSRGLERVRIAVERENRAARDFYARRGYAACDDGVERDLPHV
- a CDS encoding DUF4446 family protein; its protein translation is MTTAAEARDIAIGAAAVSAVLLLCVVYLFVTLRRMRRSQRLIVGTDSHDLVEYAMSLLARVEHVEGRAEAMEAAAAAIGKRVDRCLERRSMLRYDAIEGAGGRQSVTIALMDASRSGLILSAIQGRDYARIYVKEIRDGLSDVELSPEEMRALEQATAAA
- a CDS encoding serine/threonine-protein kinase, giving the protein MAGRYRLTDVLGKGGFGSVYTGRDAASGESVAVKVFSREEGLAPRADREARTAQKLDHPNIHEVVGVAHDDDHAYLISQLVVGERFDKSGLSDEQAVRAIAAVCDALAHAHERGVVHRDVKPANILVSNDGSVHLTDFGIARDEDAREPTVDERLLGTLSYMAPEQAAGRRATGATDVWSAGLTLYATLTGRNPYRARSLSELLDNQSERAVPLHRLRPDLPRDLSRALERAMHPDPGRRPDAAGLRDQLLAAVAVPSVTEAPGFAPEAAPVRRRLTLPFEGFRERAAPAASALLAGGALAFALTAFPMYPPAWTIPLAVLLGALAWRRPLAALAAGAVVAVPAFWNFAEAAGLLWIALAAVWIWFSRRNPGRRCLAPLAAIPLAFVGMGTAIVLVAATAPTRGRRAAEAAAGAIVAAVCAGWATDRLAAGLAGANSPFAYLHVIDRGPALAATCAAIVAFAVLLPFAWWAERRTQACALWGLGFALAVIGIPQLIASGSIGLGTEIAAVLTAIIPAVWAVAGPDPKRGG
- a CDS encoding DUF3662 and FHA domain-containing protein, which produces MSVFRDIERRIGGLVEGLFGRTFRSSVQPVELARKLAKEMDDHRTISIHRVYVPNSYTVYLNPADRDQFAAYESQMCNELAEYLVEHARREGYSTATRPVVSLESEPDLTVGMFGIAVGAEEGEGEERPGPSATVAAPVPPAPPIPPPAAPLDVPPVMPPIPDAPLTGATMVYAPEPTPEPEPEPEPTPPPRREQAVLLWDGRDMTLDQGVTVIGRSSGCDIVVDDPNVSRRHAEIRRLGEGFSLVDLGSTNGTEVNGQRVGETSLMNGDVIGVGTTRLTFERRLG